The following coding sequences are from one Mycoplasma tullyi window:
- a CDS encoding FIVAR domain-containing protein, producing the protein MKKNKLTKVISLLGVSSLLSLSISSCTSIDQVVTKRSTQPTNTQPNVNKQPSKPVENSNNNANDNSNNDNNSNNNNSNLNENNIISNNNDDNNNGGNTNPETLALQNAKTSLKTLIDAQSDELKTYADYAKIKQELTDAYTSASDVNNKEDSTVEDVKTAETTLQNAIDKAKSDKSEFDSANQPLVTAYNELKTTLQSNTNVLERLSQDQYINIRNKVSEVFNIGADITTKSLDSLSDFNLAAENITKANTDITEVVTKLSEWMGNADKFNDFKKKVLSKDQLTAGTGANNNQEQPTNWSFAAFSVDLPNSNNLQNLSFSQRKVWMNNMGTTSLVSSPVSSTDVSWIYKFAGDGAKYTLRFDYYGPSTGYLYFPYKLVKNSDANNIALQYKLNDATEQTSIIFGNEENASGPAPTVDNINVAKVTIPNLNFGSNTIEFSVPTTKIAPMIGNMYLTSNAGSESKIHDQIFGNANNTNDTQTSVSVNLLKGYGLTAGWSTYIGEFPGLTRTGETPADSNADEPNYLVGYIAGPAARRISTNTGAVTTPSASTTRRTLTIYVNAPMAGDYYFNGTYISTDRETRSLKFESKETTNSVTINVRATQNFTSLEKFNTGDMSSNVVTNGMKRTIHFDKGINKIVVSGGSKDTPFIGNLTFTLNSTPASNAGGMETNPSA; encoded by the coding sequence ATGAAGAAAAATAAATTAACAAAAGTAATAAGCTTACTGGGTGTTAGCTCGTTGTTAAGCTTATCAATTTCAAGTTGTACATCAATCGATCAAGTTGTTACTAAACGTAGTACACAACCTACTAATACTCAACCTAATGTGAATAAACAACCTAGCAAACCGGTTGAGAACAGTAATAATAATGCTAATGATAATAGCAACAACGATAACAACAGTAATAATAACAACAGCAACTTAAACGAAAATAACATTATTAGTAATAACAATGATGATAACAACAATGGTGGTAATACCAATCCTGAAACTTTAGCTTTACAAAATGCCAAAACTTCATTAAAAACGTTAATCGATGCTCAAAGTGATGAGCTTAAAACATATGCAGATTACGCCAAAATAAAACAAGAACTAACAGACGCATATACTAGTGCATCTGATGTTAATAATAAAGAAGATTCTACAGTAGAAGATGTGAAAACTGCTGAAACCACATTACAAAACGCAATCGATAAAGCTAAAAGTGATAAAAGCGAGTTTGATAGTGCTAATCAACCTTTAGTTACTGCATATAACGAATTGAAAACTACTTTACAATCTAATACAAATGTTTTAGAAAGATTGTCTCAAGATCAATATATTAATATTAGAAATAAAGTTAGTGAAGTATTTAATATAGGCGCTGATATAACAACTAAATCGTTAGATTCTTTATCAGATTTTAATCTTGCAGCTGAAAATATTACTAAAGCAAATACTGACATAACTGAAGTTGTTACAAAACTTTCAGAATGAATGGGTAATGCTGACAAATTCAATGATTTTAAAAAGAAAGTTTTGTCTAAAGATCAATTAACTGCAGGAACGGGTGCAAATAATAATCAAGAACAACCAACAAACTGAAGTTTTGCTGCTTTTAGTGTAGATCTACCTAATTCTAATAATCTACAAAACTTAAGCTTTTCTCAAAGAAAAGTTTGAATGAATAATATGGGTACGACTAGTTTAGTTTCTTCTCCAGTTTCTTCAACAGATGTTTCTTGAATATATAAATTTGCTGGAGATGGCGCTAAATATACATTACGATTTGATTACTATGGACCATCTACAGGTTATTTATATTTCCCTTATAAGTTGGTTAAAAATAGCGATGCTAACAATATTGCACTACAATATAAGTTAAATGATGCTACAGAACAAACTTCTATTATTTTTGGAAATGAAGAAAATGCAAGTGGTCCTGCTCCAACAGTTGATAACATCAATGTAGCTAAAGTTACTATACCTAATTTAAATTTTGGTTCTAACACTATTGAATTCAGTGTTCCAACTACGAAAATAGCTCCAATGATTGGTAATATGTATCTGACTTCTAATGCTGGAAGTGAATCAAAAATTCATGACCAAATCTTTGGAAATGCAAACAATACAAATGACACTCAAACATCTGTTTCAGTGAATTTATTAAAGGGTTATGGCTTAACTGCAGGTTGATCAACTTATATCGGTGAATTCCCTGGTTTAACTAGAACAGGAGAAACACCTGCAGATTCAAATGCTGATGAACCAAATTATTTAGTAGGTTATATTGCAGGACCAGCTGCTAGACGCATTTCTACTAACACTGGTGCAGTTACAACTCCTTCAGCATCAACAACTAGAAGAACTCTAACTATATATGTGAATGCTCCAATGGCAGGTGATTATTATTTTAATGGAACATATATATCTACAGATAGAGAAACTAGATCGTTAAAATTCGAATCAAAAGAAACTACTAATTCTGTAACGATTAATGTAAGAGCTACACAAAACTTTACTTCATTAGAAAAATTTAATACTGGTGATATGAGTTCTAATGTTGTTACGAACGGTATGAAAAGAACGATACACTTTGATAAAGGTATCAATAAAATAGTTGTAAGTGGAGGAAGTAAAGATACTCCTTTTATTGGGAATTTAACATTCACTTTAAATAGTACTCCAGCAAGTAATGCTGGTGGAATGGAAACTAATCCATCTGCATAA
- a CDS encoding restriction endonuclease subunit S — protein sequence MNKCVSGVTRFNLSKDKFRKIVITIPSLSTQNKIVKILEVCIKYQTIFLKEYL from the coding sequence ATTAATAAATGTGTTAGTGGGGTAACTAGATTTAATTTATCTAAAGATAAATTTAGAAAGATTGTTATCACTATTCCTTCATTATCTACTCAAAATAAGATTGTTAAAATTCTTGAAGTCTGCATCAAATATCAAACGATTTTTCTCAAGGAATACCTTTAG
- the hrcA gene encoding heat-inducible transcriptional repressor HrcA: protein MNNKLTERQILILKAIINEYISTATAVGSKIILEKYFNNEVSSATIRNEMSVLEKEKYIEKPHTSAGRIPTIKGYQYYEANLAETKISEQLKQKLMTILNKRYHSIDEVIEQSVEFINNVTNLPSVITKFKSYDLLKRMDLIKINNNTALILIVSSSGEVIKKTIKYQNSIQYDDVSTCVQIFNDRLVDTPFIELKEKLIAIKEIVRTKVHEYEFVMQRIVNYIFDINEKSTINIKGTKKLVIHPEFHDHNKLSEILNLLENTSIWEQISFMQQKTGKSVITFGQDIGIEGISVASTLIETDQNKHQIAIVGPNRMEYGKIKGLLNILKEQVEKIDHLNLPIDDFDQ, encoded by the coding sequence ATGAATAATAAATTGACAGAACGCCAGATCTTGATCTTAAAGGCAATTATTAATGAGTATATCTCAACTGCAACTGCAGTTGGTTCTAAGATTATCTTAGAAAAGTATTTTAACAATGAAGTGTCCAGTGCTACCATTCGCAACGAGATGTCAGTGTTAGAAAAAGAAAAGTATATTGAAAAACCTCATACTTCAGCTGGTAGAATACCAACGATTAAAGGTTATCAATACTATGAAGCTAATTTAGCTGAAACTAAGATCTCAGAACAATTAAAACAAAAGTTAATGACGATCTTAAATAAACGATATCATTCAATTGATGAAGTAATTGAACAATCAGTTGAATTCATTAATAATGTAACTAACTTACCTTCTGTCATAACTAAGTTCAAATCTTATGATCTATTAAAAAGAATGGATCTAATCAAGATTAATAATAATACCGCATTAATCTTGATTGTCTCTTCTTCTGGAGAAGTGATTAAAAAAACAATTAAGTACCAAAACTCAATTCAATATGATGATGTATCAACTTGTGTGCAGATCTTTAATGATCGATTAGTTGATACACCATTTATTGAATTGAAAGAAAAGTTGATTGCGATTAAAGAGATTGTGAGAACCAAAGTTCACGAATACGAATTCGTGATGCAACGAATAGTTAATTATATCTTTGATATTAATGAAAAGAGTACGATTAATATCAAAGGAACTAAGAAGCTTGTTATCCACCCCGAGTTTCACGATCACAACAAGTTAAGTGAGATCTTAAACTTGCTTGAAAATACTTCAATCTGAGAACAGATTTCATTCATGCAACAAAAAACTGGGAAATCTGTGATCACCTTTGGTCAAGATATTGGGATTGAAGGGATCTCGGTTGCTTCAACTTTGATCGAGACTGATCAAAACAAACACCAGATCGCGATCGTTGGACCTAACCGAATGGAATACGGTAAGATCAAGGGTTTATTAAATATCTTAAAAGAACAAGTTGAAAAGATCGATCATTTAAATTTACCAATCGATGATTTTGATCAATAA
- a CDS encoding 1-deoxy-D-xylulose-5-phosphate synthase: MKLLNTIKSYADFLKIKKDDLKVLATEIRDYLINLGYEKSIHWSSNLGIVELSIALAYFFNLDQDKVFYDTSHQAYVHKMVTGRFDQIKSIRQTNGLSGLQDLNESKYDYYAGGHTSNSLSVASGLVFSNQLLNKEQLIIPVIGDASIANGIAFEAINNISFHDHKMIIILNDNQMSISENFGEFNKLLANLKNDHTNFFKQLNYEYIKVEDGHDLDQIFKGLELAKQLVKNKPVIVHVKTIKGKGIKAAEADLIGTYHNSNRSNKTYQDQAGFIAASYLEAKLKEGQQFCIINPAMTYATGFIDLINKYKKNYIDVGISEEHALSMASGVSLNKVPVFLPIYSTFLQRSYDQLNHDLSRLNLGINLLIDRCGLNGTEGSSHHGIFDVGMIKNTPNSKIYAASNEIVLKKLLNQVITNTNQVIAIRYNRYFVELDQYESYYQNFDNINQWVKLNPDNNSNKTVLISYNNDPILFKKVLDEQQLNDVDCFDAILVHGDQLDQNIIKILDQYDQIYIYENIYGNIGLVNEFYLLIVEKKYQNKSIYPYNFKTIPQHGNNKDLLIRHKMDHEQVIDEIKKNLNK, encoded by the coding sequence ATGAAATTATTAAATACGATTAAGAGTTATGCTGATTTCTTAAAGATCAAAAAAGATGATCTTAAAGTTTTAGCTACTGAAATCAGGGATTATCTAATTAATCTAGGTTATGAAAAAAGTATTCATTGATCATCAAATCTTGGGATTGTTGAACTAAGTATTGCATTAGCATACTTCTTTAATCTAGATCAAGATAAGGTGTTCTATGATACCAGTCACCAAGCTTATGTTCATAAGATGGTGACTGGTAGATTTGATCAGATTAAATCAATCCGTCAAACGAACGGATTAAGTGGGTTACAAGATTTAAACGAATCTAAGTATGACTATTATGCTGGGGGTCATACTTCAAATTCACTTAGTGTTGCTAGTGGATTAGTTTTTAGTAATCAACTACTAAATAAAGAACAACTAATCATCCCCGTAATCGGGGATGCTAGTATCGCTAACGGGATTGCTTTTGAAGCAATCAATAATATCAGTTTTCATGATCATAAGATGATTATTATTCTTAATGATAATCAGATGTCGATCTCTGAAAACTTTGGTGAGTTTAATAAGTTATTAGCTAACTTAAAGAATGATCATACCAACTTCTTTAAACAACTAAATTATGAGTATATCAAAGTAGAAGATGGTCATGATCTAGATCAGATCTTTAAAGGTTTAGAGTTAGCTAAACAACTAGTTAAGAATAAACCCGTAATTGTTCATGTCAAAACAATTAAGGGTAAAGGAATTAAAGCAGCTGAAGCTGATTTAATTGGAACTTATCATAACTCTAATCGTTCAAATAAAACTTATCAAGATCAAGCTGGATTTATAGCAGCTAGTTATTTAGAAGCAAAACTAAAAGAAGGACAACAGTTTTGTATCATTAATCCTGCAATGACTTATGCAACTGGGTTTATTGATCTGATCAATAAGTACAAGAAAAACTATATTGATGTGGGGATTTCTGAAGAACACGCCCTATCAATGGCTTCAGGAGTAAGTTTAAATAAAGTTCCGGTTTTTTTACCAATCTATTCAACCTTTTTACAAAGAAGTTATGATCAATTAAACCATGATTTATCCCGACTTAATTTAGGGATAAATCTCTTAATTGATCGATGTGGATTAAATGGGACTGAAGGTTCATCTCATCATGGAATCTTTGATGTGGGGATGATTAAAAACACCCCAAATTCAAAGATCTATGCTGCAAGCAATGAGATCGTATTAAAAAAACTACTTAATCAAGTAATAACTAATACAAACCAAGTAATTGCAATTAGATATAATCGTTATTTTGTTGAACTAGATCAATACGAATCATATTATCAAAACTTTGATAATATCAATCAATGAGTAAAGTTGAACCCAGATAATAATTCAAACAAAACGGTCTTAATCTCATACAATAATGACCCAATCTTATTTAAGAAAGTATTAGATGAACAACAACTTAATGATGTTGATTGCTTTGATGCAATCCTAGTTCATGGTGATCAACTAGATCAAAACATCATTAAGATCCTAGATCAATATGATCAGATTTATATTTATGAAAATATTTATGGAAATATTGGATTAGTAAATGAGTTTTATCTATTAATTGTTGAAAAGAAATATCAAAATAAATCAATATATCCTTATAACTTTAAAACTATTCCACAACATGGAAATAATAAGGATTTATTAATTCGTCATAAGATGGATCATGAACAGGTAATTGATGAGATTAAGAAAAATTTAAATAAGTAA
- a CDS encoding restriction endonuclease subunit S yields the protein MNKIQKLINELCPNGVELKRIEEVVVWNKKFKDANNTFKPVKIPDILSKVAKEIATNDGDIKILTTGLKDLYTIREGNENYIYNGEVITIPTGGSANIKYHNGDFINCGNIIGISQDKKVLNTKYLYYFLIENQELIESFYRGSAIKHPSMSDILSIEIPIPPLKIQDEIVRVLDSFSELTAELTAELNLRSSQYIYYRDKLLNFDNNNQEIKIKRLDEISNILVGKDKPEDFSTEQSKTHNYPVISNGKGQNAILGYSSTFAVNSECITISARGTIGYCEYRNYPFTPVIRLLTLLPNDNVDTKFLYHYLSRYFSEKTYDVGGIQQLTKVDIQDIKIHCPCLSIQSKISNFLDNFEQICTDLNIGLPKEAELRNKQYEYYRDQIFNYLNTGKVEDSREREI from the coding sequence ATGAACAAAATTCAAAAGTTAATTAATGAACTTTGTCCAAATGGAGTAGAGTTAAAAAGAATTGAAGAAGTAGTTGTTTGAAACAAAAAATTTAAAGACGCAAATAATACTTTTAAACCTGTAAAAATACCTGATATTTTAAGTAAAGTAGCTAAAGAAATCGCTACAAATGATGGTGATATTAAAATACTAACAACAGGTTTAAAAGACCTATATACTATTAGAGAAGGTAACGAAAATTACATTTACAATGGTGAAGTTATCACCATTCCAACAGGTGGTTCGGCGAACATAAAATACCATAATGGTGATTTTATCAACTGTGGCAATATCATTGGTATCAGTCAAGATAAAAAGGTTTTAAATACCAAATATCTTTATTATTTTCTAATAGAAAATCAGGAATTGATTGAGTCATTTTATCGTGGCAGCGCAATCAAACATCCTAGTATGTCTGATATTTTGAGTATTGAAATCCCTATACCACCACTTAAAATTCAAGATGAAATAGTGAGGGTGTTGGATTCATTTTCAGAGCTTACAGCAGAGCTTACAGCAGAGCTTAACTTACGTTCATCTCAATATATCTATTATCGAGATAAGTTACTTAATTTTGATAATAATAATCAAGAAATAAAAATTAAAAGATTAGATGAAATATCTAATATCTTAGTTGGAAAAGATAAACCTGAAGATTTCTCAACTGAGCAATCAAAAACTCATAACTACCCAGTTATCAGTAACGGTAAAGGACAAAATGCAATTCTAGGATATTCTAGTACATTCGCTGTAAATAGTGAATGTATTACGATATCAGCAAGAGGTACTATTGGTTATTGTGAATATCGAAATTATCCTTTTACACCTGTTATTAGATTATTAACATTATTACCTAATGATAATGTTGATACAAAATTCCTTTATCATTATTTATCTAGATATTTCAGTGAAAAAACCTATGATGTAGGTGGAATTCAACAATTAACAAAAGTAGATATTCAAGATATTAAAATTCATTGTCCTTGTTTATCTATACAAAGTAAGATATCTAATTTCTTAGATAATTTTGAACAAATTTGTACTGATTTAAATATTGGTCTTCCCAAAGAAGCAGAATTAAGAAATAAACAATATGAGTACTATAGAGATCAGATCTTTAACTATCTAAATACAGGAAAAGTTGAAGATTCGAGAGAGAGAGAGATCTAA
- a CDS encoding restriction endonuclease subunit S domain-containing protein: MPSLSIQNKVVNILDNLYQISGDLSQGIPLEISLRQKQYEYYRDQIFNYLNPFQVYK, translated from the coding sequence ATTCCATCTTTATCTATTCAAAATAAGGTTGTTAATATTTTAGATAATCTTTATCAAATATCGGGTGATTTATCACAAGGGATACCTTTGGAAATCTCACTGAGACAAAAGCAGTACGAGTACTATAGAGATCAGATCTTTAATTACTTAAATCCATTTCAGGTCTACAAGTAG
- a CDS encoding restriction endonuclease subunit S produces MKIRERERSNIIIILTYLFGHIDLKLIDVTDFIRGVSYSKNDEINMNEDLDYTYILRANNISINNQLVYEDVKKIKNNIKIKDNQRLFKDDILMCISSGSKEHVGKVAYVLNDIDNYSFGAFMAKVKTLKCANPRFIYHFLSSDKFNNQLDKLISNTTINNINNHIYSNINLTIPSLSIQKKIVDVLDNFEQVCSSLNIGLPKEIELRNKQYEFYRNQIFNYLTTGEFERERDLIRLLVYIFGNVNVTLEDIGYFYNGLTGKTKSDFNQDSNSYYVSYVDIFNNLVINNNLNLNNKVNISENEKQNKVKIHDLLFTNSSENFDECAMCCLYTKDINNDVYLNSFSFGYRIYDHDLVNPHFLKHLFHTNVLRNKLINVLVV; encoded by the coding sequence TTGAAGATTCGAGAGAGAGAGAGATCTAATATAATCATTATTCTTACTTATCTATTCGGTCATATTGATCTTAAACTAATCGATGTTACCGACTTCATTCGTGGTGTTTCTTATTCTAAAAACGATGAAATCAACATGAATGAAGATCTAGATTATACTTATATTTTAAGAGCTAATAACATCTCAATAAACAATCAATTAGTTTATGAAGATGTTAAAAAAATTAAAAACAATATAAAGATAAAAGACAATCAAAGATTATTTAAAGATGATATCTTGATGTGTATATCAAGCGGTTCTAAAGAACATGTTGGTAAAGTAGCTTATGTATTAAATGATATTGATAACTATAGCTTTGGTGCATTTATGGCTAAAGTAAAAACTCTTAAATGTGCTAATCCTAGATTCATTTATCACTTTTTAAGTAGTGATAAATTTAATAATCAATTAGATAAATTAATTAGTAATACAACTATCAATAATATCAATAATCATATTTACTCTAATATAAACTTAACTATTCCTTCATTATCAATTCAGAAGAAAATAGTTGATGTTCTAGACAACTTCGAACAAGTTTGCTCAAGTTTGAATATTGGATTGCCCAAAGAGATCGAATTAAGAAACAAACAATACGAATTTTATAGAAACCAAATCTTCAATTACTTAACAACTGGCGAATTCGAGAGAGAGAGAGATCTAATTAGATTACTTGTATATATCTTCGGTAACGTTAACGTTACCCTAGAAGATATCGGTTATTTTTATAACGGTTTAACTGGCAAAACAAAATCAGATTTTAATCAAGATTCTAATTCTTATTATGTTTCTTATGTTGATATATTCAACAACCTAGTAATAAATAATAATTTAAATCTAAATAATAAAGTTAATATATCAGAAAACGAAAAACAAAATAAAGTAAAAATTCACGATTTATTATTTACTAATTCATCTGAAAATTTTGATGAATGTGCAATGTGTTGTTTATATACTAAAGATATAAACAACGATGTTTATTTAAATAGTTTTTCGTTTGGTTATAGAATATATGATCATGATCTTGTAAATCCACATTTCTTAAAACATTTATTTCATACAAATGTTTTAAGAAATAAATTAATAAATGTGTTAGTGGTGTAA
- a CDS encoding restriction endonuclease subunit S — translation MNKIQQLISELCPDGVEYKTLGEICNVTKGKQLNRENLLKEGLIPVINGGISPSGYINEGFNFDKNHITISQGGASAGYIQWMDVPFFAGAHCFVLTNVSIYDRYLYYFLKSKQEYIMNLKYGSGIPALDKKTVLNIEVAVPLIKVQEEIVKILDSFSELNLRSNQYVYYRDKLLSFEQDKELKVKKLGEIFSVDNVGIEKKIIHGERYVKIINYMDVFENKTLKKSDLRMMVTATKSEISKCNVLKNDVFITPASEIRNEICVASTVLEDMSNVLYSDDIMRLRPFEPDYFVSKFVTYYFDSPQARKEIEKHANGSQWFWIKKSFLENFEIKVPSSKIVKKIVSFLDNFEEICSDLNIELPKEIELRNKQYEYYKDQIFNYLNTGQVDGTVERDLIRLFVYIFNQIQVT, via the coding sequence ATGAATAAAATTCAGCAATTGATTAGTGAACTTTGTCCTGATGGGGTGGAGTATAAGACATTAGGTGAAATATGTAATGTCACTAAAGGCAAACAATTAAATCGAGAGAATTTATTAAAAGAAGGATTGATCCCAGTGATAAATGGGGGAATCAGTCCTTCTGGATATATCAATGAAGGTTTTAATTTTGATAAAAACCATATAACAATTAGTCAAGGTGGAGCTAGTGCTGGTTATATTCAATGAATGGATGTACCATTCTTTGCTGGTGCACATTGTTTTGTTTTAACTAATGTATCGATCTATGATCGATATTTGTATTATTTCTTAAAGAGTAAGCAAGAATACATTATGAACCTTAAGTATGGTTCAGGGATTCCAGCTTTAGATAAAAAAACTGTTTTGAATATCGAAGTTGCGGTTCCGCTAATTAAAGTTCAAGAAGAGATAGTCAAGATCCTTGATTCATTTTCAGAGCTTAACTTACGTTCTAATCAGTATGTCTATTACAGAGATAAGTTGCTAAGCTTTGAACAAGATAAAGAATTAAAAGTTAAAAAGTTAGGTGAGATTTTTTCTGTAGACAATGTCGGAATAGAGAAGAAAATTATTCATGGAGAAAGATATGTAAAAATTATTAATTACATGGATGTTTTCGAGAATAAAACTCTTAAAAAATCTGATTTAAGAATGATGGTCACTGCTACAAAAAGTGAAATTTCAAAATGCAACGTTTTAAAAAATGATGTTTTCATAACACCAGCAAGTGAAATTAGAAACGAAATTTGTGTAGCTTCTACGGTGTTAGAAGATATGTCAAATGTCTTGTACAGTGATGACATAATGAGACTTAGACCTTTTGAACCAGATTATTTTGTATCTAAGTTTGTTACTTATTACTTTGATTCTCCACAAGCTAGAAAAGAAATTGAAAAACACGCAAACGGTTCTCAATGATTTTGAATTAAAAAATCATTTTTAGAAAATTTTGAAATCAAAGTACCTAGCTCAAAAATTGTTAAAAAAATAGTAAGCTTCTTAGATAACTTTGAGGAAATATGTAGCGATTTGAATATCGAACTTCCAAAAGAAATAGAACTTAGAAACAAGCAATACGAATATTACAAAGATCAAATATTCAACTACTTGAATACAGGTCAAGTTGACGGAACCGTAGAGAGAGATCTAATTAGATTATTTGTATATATCTTTAATCAAATACAAGTTACTTAG